AGTTCAGGAGGGCAGATGGCCTCCACAGCGATGCCCCGGGCCTCCGCGGCCCGGATATCCGTGAACGTCGACGGCGTGGATCACCTGGACGAGGTGGAGCCGCGCCTGCTGCTCGTCCACTATCTGCGCGATCGGCTCGGCCGCACCGGCACGCCGGTCGGGTGCGACACGGGCAACTGCGGTGCCTGCACCGTCGATCTGGACGGGGTGAGTGTCAAGAGCTGCCAGGTGCTCGCCGTCCAGGCGGACGGCGGCCGGGTGACCACGATCCAGGGGCTGGCCGGTCCGGACGGGGCCTGGCATCCCCTGCAGAAGGCCTTCCACGAACAGCACGCGCTGCAGTGCGGGTACTGCACGCCCGGCATGATCATGGCCGCGCGCGACCTGCTCAGGGAGACACCGGATCCAACCCCGGAGGAAGTCCGCGACGCGCTGGAAGGCAACCTCTGCCGCTGCACGGGCTACCAGAACATCGTCCGCGCAGTGCTCGCCGCGGCGGCGGAGCTGCGTCGGGCGGGCGCGCCGGAGCCGCGGGGCGAGGCTGAGGACGTCCCACGGCCGAGCGGTCAGGAGGCGCCGGCATGAGTGTGACGACGGACCGGTCCGCCGGGCGCGAGGTCGGGCGCGCGCGGGCCCGCAAGGAGGACGCCCGGCTGGTGACCGGGCAGACCACCTGGACCGACAACCTTTCCCTCCCCGGTGTGCTGCACCTGGCGATCCTGCGAAGCCCGCTGGCACACGCGCGGATCGAGCGCGTCGACGTCGGTCCTGCGCTGGAACGCGAGGGCGTGGTCGCCGCCTTCGGCGGTCGCGACCTGGCGGAAGGGCTCGGTTCGCTGCCCTGCGCCTGGCAGGTGACGGAGGACATGATCCTTCCGGACCATCGTCCGCTCGCCGTCGACGAGGTCCGCTACGTCGGCGACCCGATCGCCGTCGTCGTCGCCCGTGACCGCTACACGGCGGCGGACGCCCTGGAGGACGTGTGGGTGGACTACGAGCCGCTGCCTCCGGTGATGGACCTGGAGGAGGCGCTCGCGGCAGGGGCCCCGCTGGTCCACGCCGACAAGGGCACCAACCGGTGCTACACCTGGCCACTCAGCTCCGGCGACTACGCGGCCGCGAAAGCGGCGGCAGACGTCGTGGTGCGCCGGCGGCACCACCAGCAGCGGCTGATCCCC
This genomic interval from Streptacidiphilus rugosus AM-16 contains the following:
- a CDS encoding (2Fe-2S)-binding protein gives rise to the protein MASTAMPRASAARISVNVDGVDHLDEVEPRLLLVHYLRDRLGRTGTPVGCDTGNCGACTVDLDGVSVKSCQVLAVQADGGRVTTIQGLAGPDGAWHPLQKAFHEQHALQCGYCTPGMIMAARDLLRETPDPTPEEVRDALEGNLCRCTGYQNIVRAVLAAAAELRRAGAPEPRGEAEDVPRPSGQEAPA